Proteins from a single region of Budorcas taxicolor isolate Tak-1 chromosome 11, Takin1.1, whole genome shotgun sequence:
- the LOC128055327 gene encoding 39S ribosomal protein L30, mitochondrial: protein MAGILRSIVQRPPGRLQTATKGVEPLVCTDWIRHKFTRSRIPDEVFRPSPEDHEKYGGDPQQPHKLHIVTRIKSTKRRPYWEKDIIKMLGLQKAHTPQVHKNIPSVNAKLKVVKHLIRIKPLKLPQGLPTEEDMSNTCLKSTGELVVRWLLNPTDQEAKKC, encoded by the coding sequence ATGGCAGGGATTTTGCGCTCAATAGTTCAGAGGCCCCCAGGGAGACTACAAACGGCAACAAAAGGTGTGGAACCTCTTGTTTGTACAGACTGGATTCGTCACAAATTTACGAGGTCAAGAATTCCAGATGAAGTTTTTCGGCCTTCACCTGAAGATCATGAAAAATACGGTGGGGATCCGCAGCAACCTCATAAACTGCATATTGTTACCAgaataaaaagtacaaaaagaCGTCCATATTGGGAGAAAGATATAATAAAGATGCTTGGGTTACAAAAAGCACACACTCCTCAAGTTCACAAGAATATCCCTTCAGTGAATGCAAAGCTGAAAGTGGTTAAACATTTGATAAGAATCAAGCCCCTGAAGCTGCCCCAGGGTCTCCCAACAGAGGAGGACATGTCCAACACGTGCCTGAAAAGCACTGGTGAGCTGGTTGTGAGGTGGCTTCTGAACCCCACGGACCAGGAAGCGAAGAAGTGCTGA